Proteins from one Nakamurella multipartita DSM 44233 genomic window:
- the proC gene encoding pyrroline-5-carboxylate reductase, with product MTTIAILGAGKIGEALLAGLIGAGRAPDSLMFTERYPDRVAELTERYGVRGVETDEAAAQADVLIVAVKPQDIDPLLQSLATAITPGTLVVSLCAGLPTALYERHLPAGTPVVRVMPNTPMLVGEAMSAISAGSHAEPAHLQLVEDLLSTVGKVVRVPESQQDAVTALSGSGPAYFFFLVEAMIDAGILLGLPRAVSTELIIQSAVGAATMLRDSGEHPVTLREAVTSPGGTTIAAIRELENHRVRAALLTAIEAAALRSAELGKAHEPG from the coding sequence ATGACGACGATCGCCATTCTGGGTGCGGGCAAGATCGGTGAGGCCCTGCTGGCCGGGCTCATCGGGGCGGGACGGGCCCCGGACTCGCTGATGTTCACCGAGCGCTACCCGGACCGGGTGGCCGAGCTGACCGAGCGCTATGGCGTGCGCGGGGTGGAGACCGATGAGGCCGCCGCCCAGGCCGACGTGCTGATCGTCGCGGTCAAGCCGCAGGACATCGACCCGTTGCTGCAGTCGCTGGCCACCGCGATCACGCCCGGGACGCTGGTCGTCTCCCTGTGCGCGGGCCTGCCGACCGCCCTGTACGAGCGGCACCTGCCGGCCGGCACGCCGGTGGTCCGGGTCATGCCGAACACGCCGATGCTGGTCGGCGAGGCGATGAGCGCGATCTCGGCCGGGTCGCACGCCGAACCCGCGCACCTGCAGCTGGTGGAGGACCTGCTGTCCACCGTCGGCAAGGTGGTCCGGGTGCCCGAGTCCCAGCAGGACGCGGTCACCGCGCTGTCCGGGTCCGGGCCGGCCTACTTCTTCTTCCTGGTCGAGGCGATGATCGACGCCGGCATCCTGCTCGGCCTGCCCCGGGCGGTGTCCACCGAGCTGATCATCCAGTCGGCGGTCGGGGCGGCCACCATGCTGCGGGACTCGGGCGAGCATCCGGTGACCCTGCGCGAGGCGGTCACCTCGCCCGGCGGGACGACCATCGCCGCGATCCGGGAGTTGGAGAACCACCGGGTCCGGGCCGCGCTGCTCACCGCCATCGAGGCCGCGGCCCTGCGGTCGGCCGAACTGGGCAAGGCTCACGAACCCGGCTGA
- a CDS encoding nitrate/nitrite transporter: protein MTGQGRNLALATWTFAINFWAWNLIGPLSTPYATAMSLSSTQTALLVATPILVGSVGRIPVGALTDRYGGRTMFMVVSVVSIAPVLLVAFAGAIDSYVLLLIFGFFLGIAGTAFAVGIPFVNAWYPPARRGFATGVFGIGMGGTALSAFFTPRFVNWFGLFATHVIIAIALGGTAVLVMVAMKDAPNWRPNTSPVLPKLKAAAKLSITWQMSLLYAVCFGGFVAFSTYLPTYLKTVYDFSITDAGARTAGFALAAVIARPIGGILSDRIGPKVIVLISLIGSGALAAVEILQPPAELPAGASFVALAFFLGIGTGGVFAWVARSAPPEKVGTVTGIVGAAGGLGGYFPPLVMGATYDSADNDYTVGLSLLVLTCALTAIYTAWRLHVRSSATLEGTR, encoded by the coding sequence ATGACCGGGCAGGGACGCAACCTCGCGTTGGCGACCTGGACGTTCGCGATCAACTTCTGGGCCTGGAACCTGATCGGCCCGCTGTCCACCCCCTATGCGACCGCGATGAGTCTGTCCAGCACGCAGACCGCGCTGCTGGTGGCCACCCCGATCCTGGTCGGGTCCGTCGGTCGGATTCCGGTCGGTGCGCTGACCGACCGCTACGGCGGGCGAACGATGTTCATGGTGGTGTCGGTCGTTTCGATTGCTCCGGTGCTGCTGGTCGCCTTTGCCGGAGCAATTGATTCGTACGTACTGCTACTGATCTTCGGTTTCTTCCTGGGTATTGCCGGAACCGCCTTTGCGGTGGGTATCCCTTTCGTCAACGCCTGGTACCCGCCGGCCCGGCGAGGGTTTGCGACCGGTGTTTTCGGGATCGGCATGGGTGGAACCGCGCTGTCGGCGTTCTTCACGCCGCGATTCGTGAACTGGTTCGGGCTGTTCGCCACCCACGTGATCATTGCCATCGCGCTGGGCGGGACCGCGGTGCTGGTGATGGTCGCGATGAAGGACGCGCCGAACTGGCGGCCGAACACCTCGCCGGTGCTGCCCAAGCTCAAGGCGGCAGCGAAACTGTCCATCACCTGGCAGATGTCGCTGCTGTACGCGGTGTGCTTCGGCGGGTTCGTGGCGTTCAGCACCTACCTGCCGACGTACCTCAAGACGGTCTACGACTTCTCCATCACCGACGCCGGAGCCCGTACCGCGGGCTTCGCCCTGGCCGCGGTGATCGCCCGGCCGATCGGCGGGATCCTCTCCGACCGAATCGGTCCCAAGGTCATCGTGTTGATCTCGCTGATCGGCTCCGGAGCCCTGGCCGCGGTGGAGATCCTCCAGCCGCCGGCCGAATTGCCGGCGGGCGCGTCGTTCGTCGCGCTGGCGTTCTTCCTGGGCATCGGCACCGGCGGTGTCTTCGCCTGGGTGGCCCGGTCGGCGCCCCCGGAAAAGGTTGGTACGGTCACCGGGATCGTCGGCGCCGCAGGCGGTCTCGGCGGCTACTTCCCGCCGTTGGTGATGGGTGCGACGTACGACTCGGCGGACAACGACTACACCGTCGGCCTTTCGTTGCTGGTGTTGACGTGTGCGCTGACCGCGATCTACACGGCTTGGCGGCTGCATGTGCGGTCGTCCGCGACTTTGGAAGGGACCAGATGA
- a CDS encoding nitrate reductase subunit alpha, with protein MSTGIDGPVADLLLRSGRFFTRGEVSPDLRTISKTGGREGDVFYRDRWSHDKVVRSTHGVNCTGSCSWKVYVKDGIITWETQETDYPSVGPDRPEYEPRGCPRGAAFSWYTYSPTRVRYPYARGVLVEMYREARTRLGDPVLAWAEIQDDPERRRRYQRARGKGGLIRVTWDEATEMVAAAHVHTIKRYGPDRVAGFSPIPAMSMVSHAAGSRFVELMGGAMTSFYDWYADLPVASPQVFGDQTDVPESGDWWDASYLMLWGSNVPVTRTPDAHWMAEVRYRGTKVVTVSPDYADNTKFADEWMPCAAGTDGALGMAMGHVILREFLVEKRTPFFVDYVQRYTDLPFLIALEERDGAYVPGKNLTAADLGDESEASAFKPVLVDGRTGEVLAPNGSLGFRYTDSGIGKWNLELGDVVPQLTVLAESGESVPVLLTRFDTPDGHAEVLTRGVPVRRIGDRLCCTVFDLMLAQYGVHRPGLPGTWPAGYEDAAEPYTPAWQEAITGVSAAQAIRVAREFAHNAEESGGRSMIIMGAGICQWFHGDATYRAILALLILTGSMGRNGGGWAHYVGQEKCRPITGWATMAMASDWVRPPRQMIGTGYWYAHTDQWRYDGYRADALASPLGRGRFAGMHTMDVLAASTAMGWMPFFPQFDRSSLELADEADAAGVPVPQYVAQQLASGALKLAVTDPDNPVNWPRVLTIWRANLLGSSSKGNEYFLKHLLGTSSNVRADPTPADLRPRDVTWVDETPEGKLDLVLSLDFRMTSTTLLSDVVLPAATWYEKADLSSTDMHPYVHAFSPAIDPPWETRSDFDTFHTIARVFGRLAATHLGVRRDVVMVPLQHDTPGETAYPHGTERDWRATGEVPVPGKTMGQIAVVTRDYPALAEQWESLGPLVETLGVTTKAITVYPDQEVAELAGRHGVMGHGAGAGRPALDTAVKMADTILALAGTSNGRLAVEGFKALERRTGRRLVHLAEGSEEKRISYADTVARPVPVITSPEWSGSETGGRRYAPFTVNVEELKPWHTLTGRMHFYVDHDWMEELGEQLPVFRPPLDVAGLFGEPRIGTVDKGLGLCVRYLTPHSKWSIHSEYQDNLFMLSLSRGGPTMWISGIDAAKIGVADNDWVEAVNRNGVMVLRAIVSHRMPEGVVFVHHAQERTIDMPLAEISGTRGGIHNSLTRLLVKPTHLAGGYAQMSFAFNYLGPTGNQRDEVTMVRRRSQEVQY; from the coding sequence ATGAGCACCGGAATCGACGGGCCCGTCGCCGATCTGCTGCTGCGCAGCGGCCGGTTCTTCACCCGTGGCGAGGTGTCGCCGGACTTGCGCACCATCAGCAAGACCGGCGGTCGCGAGGGCGACGTCTTCTACCGGGACCGGTGGAGTCACGACAAGGTGGTGCGGTCCACCCACGGGGTGAACTGCACCGGCTCCTGCTCGTGGAAGGTGTACGTCAAGGACGGCATCATCACCTGGGAGACCCAGGAAACGGACTACCCCAGCGTGGGTCCCGACCGTCCCGAGTACGAGCCCCGCGGCTGCCCCCGGGGTGCCGCCTTCTCCTGGTACACCTATTCGCCCACCCGGGTCCGCTACCCCTACGCCCGCGGGGTGCTCGTCGAGATGTACCGGGAGGCCCGCACCCGACTGGGTGATCCGGTGCTGGCCTGGGCCGAGATCCAGGACGATCCGGAACGGCGGCGCCGGTACCAGCGAGCGCGCGGCAAGGGCGGCCTGATCCGGGTGACCTGGGACGAGGCGACCGAGATGGTCGCCGCCGCGCACGTGCACACGATCAAGCGCTACGGGCCGGACCGGGTCGCCGGGTTCTCGCCGATCCCGGCCATGTCGATGGTCTCGCACGCGGCGGGCTCCCGGTTCGTGGAGCTGATGGGCGGGGCGATGACCTCGTTCTACGACTGGTACGCCGACCTGCCGGTGGCCTCACCACAGGTGTTCGGCGACCAGACCGACGTTCCCGAATCCGGGGACTGGTGGGATGCCTCGTACCTCATGCTGTGGGGCTCCAACGTGCCGGTCACCCGGACGCCGGACGCGCACTGGATGGCCGAGGTGCGGTACCGCGGCACGAAGGTCGTCACCGTCAGCCCGGACTACGCCGACAACACCAAGTTCGCCGACGAGTGGATGCCGTGCGCCGCCGGTACCGACGGCGCTTTGGGCATGGCGATGGGGCACGTGATCCTGCGCGAATTCCTGGTCGAGAAGCGGACGCCGTTCTTTGTCGACTACGTCCAGCGGTACACCGACCTGCCGTTCCTGATCGCCCTCGAGGAGCGGGACGGCGCGTACGTGCCCGGCAAGAATCTGACCGCCGCCGATCTCGGTGACGAGTCCGAGGCGTCGGCCTTCAAGCCGGTGCTGGTCGACGGCCGGACCGGAGAAGTGCTGGCGCCCAACGGTTCCCTCGGCTTCCGGTACACCGACTCCGGCATCGGCAAGTGGAATCTGGAGCTCGGTGACGTCGTGCCGCAGCTGACCGTCCTCGCCGAGTCCGGGGAGTCCGTGCCGGTGCTGCTCACCCGGTTCGACACGCCGGACGGCCACGCCGAGGTGCTGACCCGCGGGGTTCCGGTCCGCCGGATCGGGGACCGGCTGTGCTGCACCGTGTTCGACCTGATGCTGGCCCAGTACGGGGTGCACCGACCCGGCCTGCCGGGCACCTGGCCGGCTGGCTACGAGGACGCCGCCGAGCCGTACACCCCGGCCTGGCAGGAGGCGATCACGGGAGTCTCGGCCGCGCAGGCGATCCGGGTGGCCCGCGAGTTCGCCCACAATGCCGAGGAGTCCGGCGGCCGCTCCATGATCATCATGGGCGCGGGCATCTGCCAGTGGTTCCACGGCGACGCCACCTACCGGGCCATTCTGGCGCTGTTGATCCTGACCGGTTCGATGGGCCGCAACGGCGGCGGCTGGGCCCACTACGTCGGGCAGGAGAAGTGCCGGCCGATCACCGGCTGGGCGACGATGGCCATGGCGTCGGACTGGGTGCGGCCGCCGCGGCAGATGATCGGCACGGGTTACTGGTACGCGCACACCGACCAGTGGCGGTACGACGGCTACCGGGCCGACGCGCTGGCCTCCCCGCTGGGTCGCGGCCGGTTCGCCGGGATGCACACCATGGACGTGCTGGCCGCGTCGACGGCGATGGGCTGGATGCCGTTCTTCCCGCAATTCGATCGCAGCAGCCTGGAGCTGGCCGACGAGGCCGACGCCGCCGGGGTGCCGGTGCCGCAGTACGTGGCGCAGCAGTTGGCGTCCGGTGCGCTGAAGCTGGCCGTCACGGACCCGGACAACCCGGTGAACTGGCCGCGGGTGCTGACCATCTGGCGGGCGAACCTGCTCGGCTCGTCCAGCAAGGGCAACGAGTACTTCCTCAAACACCTGCTGGGCACCTCGTCCAACGTGCGGGCCGACCCGACCCCGGCGGATCTACGGCCCCGCGACGTCACCTGGGTTGACGAGACTCCCGAGGGAAAGCTCGATCTCGTGCTGTCCCTGGACTTCCGGATGACCTCGACCACGCTGCTGTCGGACGTGGTGCTGCCCGCCGCGACGTGGTACGAGAAGGCCGACCTGTCGTCCACCGACATGCATCCCTACGTCCATGCGTTCAGCCCGGCGATCGACCCGCCGTGGGAGACCCGGTCGGATTTCGACACCTTCCACACCATCGCCCGGGTGTTCGGACGGCTGGCCGCCACGCACCTCGGCGTGCGCCGGGACGTGGTGATGGTGCCGCTGCAGCACGACACGCCCGGCGAGACCGCCTACCCGCACGGCACCGAGCGCGATTGGCGGGCCACCGGCGAGGTGCCGGTGCCGGGCAAGACCATGGGTCAGATCGCGGTCGTCACCCGCGACTACCCGGCGCTCGCCGAGCAGTGGGAATCGCTCGGGCCGCTGGTGGAAACCTTGGGGGTGACCACCAAGGCGATCACCGTGTACCCGGACCAGGAGGTCGCCGAGCTGGCCGGCCGGCACGGGGTGATGGGCCACGGCGCGGGCGCCGGCCGGCCCGCCCTGGACACCGCGGTCAAGATGGCCGACACCATCCTGGCGCTGGCCGGCACGTCGAACGGGCGGCTGGCGGTCGAGGGGTTCAAGGCGCTGGAACGCCGCACCGGCCGCCGGCTGGTGCATCTGGCGGAGGGCAGCGAGGAGAAGCGGATCAGCTACGCCGACACCGTCGCCCGCCCCGTCCCGGTCATCACCAGTCCGGAATGGTCCGGCAGCGAGACGGGCGGGCGGCGGTACGCGCCGTTCACGGTCAACGTCGAGGAGCTCAAACCCTGGCACACCCTCACCGGGCGCATGCACTTCTACGTCGACCACGACTGGATGGAGGAACTGGGCGAGCAGTTGCCGGTGTTCCGGCCGCCGCTGGACGTGGCCGGCCTGTTCGGTGAGCCCCGGATCGGCACCGTGGACAAGGGTCTGGGCCTGTGTGTGCGGTACCTGACGCCGCACTCCAAGTGGTCGATCCACTCCGAGTACCAGGACAACCTGTTCATGCTGTCGCTGTCCCGGGGCGGGCCGACGATGTGGATCAGCGGGATCGACGCGGCCAAGATCGGCGTGGCCGACAATGACTGGGTCGAGGCGGTCAACCGCAACGGGGTGATGGTGCTGCGGGCGATCGTGTCCCACCGCATGCCGGAGGGAGTGGTGTTCGTCCACCACGCCCAGGAACGCACGATCGACATGCCGCTCGCCGAGATCTCCGGTACCCGCGGCGGCATTCACAACTCGCTGACCCGGCTGCTCGTCAAACCCACCCACCTGGCCGGTGGGTATGCCCAGATGTCCTTCGCATTCAACTATCTCGGGCCGACCGGGAACCAGCGGGACGAGGTCACGATGGTTCGCCGGCGCTCGCAGGAGGTGCAGTACTGA